ACTTTCAGCATCGCATCAATCGTCGAAGTTTTTTACAGATATCACGTCATGCTGTTATGAATATAGACCATTTGGAATCCCTATCGGATAGTTTTTCTGGCAATATGATGGCCAAAATGACAGGTGGAGTGAAGTCCAGTGTCAGCCGAAAATATGTCAAATCTTTGATGGATTATTTAGGGGTGTAGGAGGAACCAATGAAACGTTTAATTGCTTATTTTGTATCCGGCGTGAGAACGGGGTCGTTCTTTTACCTTGCACTTCTTTTACTTGGTCAATTAATTCCCCAGCTTATCTATCCCAAAGTTAGTGTAGGAAATATTTTAGCCCTCTTTATGATGAGTGGCTTAATGGGAATGCTCTCGTGGATTTTGGAAGAGCTTGACCGTATGTCGTACAGATTTAGAGTAATCTTGCATTTCTTGTTGACGGCGATTGTACTTACAGTGACTTGTCTGATATCAGGCTGGTATGAAGCTTTAACGAACCCTGCTATCTGGATTGTTTTCATTTTTGTTTATATTATTATCTGGCTTTATCTCATTTGGCAAATGCATATGAGAACACAGCGTATTAATCAAGCTTTACTGCATCGTCGAAGCCAGAAAAAGAAAAGTAATAAATTATAGTAAACTTCAAAAAAATACTCTTTTTCCTCTTGACCCTCACGCCACGTCATAGCCTATACTCTTAATCAGAGAGGAGTTCTAATGAAATCTGTAAAAGAAGTGAGCCAACTATCAGGTGTCAGTGTGCGCACCCTTCATTATTATGACGAAATTGATTTGCTGAAACCGTCAGTTGTGGCTGAAAATGGTTACCGTTACTATAATCGCGATGCGGTTGTCCGTTTGCAGGAAATATTGCTTTACCGTGAGTTAGACTTTCCTCTCAAAAAAATTAAGGAAATCGTAGGTCAACCAGGTTATGACAAAGTTCAAGCGCTTAGAGATCAGATTAAGCTCTTAGAGCTGAAAAAGTCCCGGTTGGAAGCCGTCATAGCTCATGCCAAGGCCTTACAAATGGAGGAAGAAGAAATGTCATTTGAAGCATTTGATCAAAAAGCTGTAGAAGCCTTTCAGGAAGAAGCTCAGGCTAGATGGGGTCAGACAGAAGCTTATCAAGCTTTTGTGGCTAAGGGAGAGGAGTCCTTCCCTGAAGTTACAAAAGAGATGACTGCAATCATGTCTACCTTTGGACAGCTCAAGGAGTATAATCCTGGTGATGATAGTGTTCAGGAGCAAGTAAAGGCGTTACAAGATTATATTAGTCAGCATTTTTATCCATGTGACCAAACGGTATTAGTTGGTCTAGGTCAGATGTATCAAACAGATAATCGCTTTTCTAGTTTTATCGATAAAGTCGGAGGAAGAGGTACTGCCGCCTTTCTCGCAGAAGCTATTCGTATTTATTGTCAATAAACTAAAGCCAAAGTCTTAGAGACTTTGGCTTTTTTCATGCCATAGTGACATTTATGTCACTATTTTTATAATCATTTAATGTTTATAATTAATGTATCGTTTTAGAAGGCGATTAGTTAAGTGTTTCTGCTATTTTGCTTGAAATTTTCTTGCAGATAAGCGGAGAAGAGTTAATCAAATTCTAATCTAAATCAAATTTACGGAGGAAATCATGTCCATTTTAACCATCGACCACATCTCAAAGTACTATAATCTCGACGGTACGAACCAAGAGCGCGCTTTGAACGATGTTACACTTGAGATTGCACCAGGAAAGATTACTGCTATCTACGGTCCATCTGGCTGTGGTAAGACCAGTCTGCTTAGTATTATTAGTGGCTTGGATAGTCAGTATCAAGGAAATCTTTATTTCAAAAATCAAAACATGCGAGATTTTTCGGAGCGTGACTTGACCTATTTTAGAAAGGCTCATATTGGCTTTGTCTTTCAAAATTTCAATCTTATCCCTCATCAATCAGTCCTT
Above is a window of Streptococcus salivarius DNA encoding:
- a CDS encoding MerR family transcriptional regulator, with protein sequence MKSVKEVSQLSGVSVRTLHYYDEIDLLKPSVVAENGYRYYNRDAVVRLQEILLYRELDFPLKKIKEIVGQPGYDKVQALRDQIKLLELKKSRLEAVIAHAKALQMEEEEMSFEAFDQKAVEAFQEEAQARWGQTEAYQAFVAKGEESFPEVTKEMTAIMSTFGQLKEYNPGDDSVQEQVKALQDYISQHFYPCDQTVLVGLGQMYQTDNRFSSFIDKVGGRGTAAFLAEAIRIYCQ
- a CDS encoding DUF3021 family protein, with protein sequence MKRLIAYFVSGVRTGSFFYLALLLLGQLIPQLIYPKVSVGNILALFMMSGLMGMLSWILEELDRMSYRFRVILHFLLTAIVLTVTCLISGWYEALTNPAIWIVFIFVYIIIWLYLIWQMHMRTQRINQALLHRRSQKKKSNKL